A part of Rhizobium sp. EC-SD404 genomic DNA contains:
- a CDS encoding YihY/virulence factor BrkB family protein, protein MRRSDASTDADGPGELSTRGWWATVTRVFSEIGDDRIMLTAAGVTFYLLLALFPALAAFVSVYGFVADPQTIADHVAYMGGLLPTGGLEVIEQQLTALAKQETTSLSVGFLAGFAIALWSANSGMKSLFDAMNIVYDEEEKRSFIIYNAVSLAFTFGGIVIGIILIIAVGVVPALMAAIRMEAATEVLIKYGRWPFVFLMVMLVISIIYRYGPSRDNAKWRWITWGSGLATLVWIVTSIGFSWYLENFADYNATYGSLGAVIGFMMWTWISVMILLIGAELNAELEHQTARDTTTGPERPMGQRGAEMADSVVGTRT, encoded by the coding sequence ATGAGACGGAGCGACGCAAGCACTGATGCAGATGGACCAGGAGAGCTTTCGACGCGCGGCTGGTGGGCGACGGTCACGCGTGTCTTCTCCGAGATTGGCGACGATCGCATCATGCTTACCGCGGCAGGTGTCACCTTTTACTTGTTGCTGGCTCTGTTTCCTGCCCTGGCAGCATTTGTATCCGTTTATGGCTTTGTCGCAGATCCGCAGACGATCGCCGATCATGTCGCTTATATGGGAGGACTACTCCCTACCGGCGGACTGGAGGTGATCGAACAGCAACTGACGGCATTGGCCAAGCAGGAAACAACCTCGCTTAGCGTAGGGTTCTTGGCTGGTTTCGCTATTGCGCTTTGGAGTGCAAACAGCGGCATGAAGTCTCTCTTTGATGCAATGAATATCGTTTACGATGAAGAGGAAAAGCGCAGCTTTATTATATACAACGCGGTGTCGCTTGCTTTTACCTTCGGCGGAATAGTCATCGGGATCATTCTGATTATCGCGGTTGGTGTCGTTCCGGCACTCATGGCAGCAATTCGGATGGAAGCTGCCACTGAGGTACTGATCAAGTACGGGCGTTGGCCATTCGTTTTTCTGATGGTCATGCTTGTCATATCAATAATCTATCGCTATGGGCCCAGTAGAGACAACGCCAAGTGGCGTTGGATCACATGGGGATCCGGTCTTGCCACGCTTGTGTGGATCGTCACGTCCATCGGGTTCTCTTGGTACCTGGAAAATTTTGCCGACTACAACGCCACGTATGGTTCACTTGGGGCAGTGATAGGCTTCATGATGTGGACGTGGATATCGGTAATGATCCTTTTGATTGGTGCTGAGCTCAATGCTGAACTTGAGCATCAGACTGCCCGTGACACCACCACCGGACCTGAGCGTCCCATGGGTCAACGCGGTGCCGAGATGGCCGATAGTGTGGTCGGAACTCGAACCTGA
- a CDS encoding HPP family protein gives MGATAVLLFAIPSSPLAQPWPVIGGNSISALVGTMCAMAIPDIAVAAGIAVAAAIALMSFTRSLHPPGGAMALTAVLASSEVSVLNPLMPAALNSTCMVLAAVILHRMMGRTYPHKPTRVDVSPIGTSDQPATRRFGFNEADLDTALSGLDLTVDVSREDLKQLVSSIETAVAARARPDLRCRDIMSRDIISLGPHATAREALSTLLERGLRTIPVVDEQRIIYGTVGLRELANIAGTVSLRKIWSEPVVATEDVAALELAKPLLSGRAHAVVIVDNQRRIVGMISQTDLLAALTRIRAVDETAVQLAS, from the coding sequence ATGGGCGCAACGGCCGTTCTCCTCTTTGCGATCCCAAGCAGTCCGCTAGCACAGCCTTGGCCGGTCATCGGCGGAAATTCCATATCGGCCTTGGTCGGCACGATGTGCGCGATGGCTATCCCGGATATAGCCGTCGCGGCTGGAATCGCCGTTGCTGCAGCTATCGCGCTCATGTCGTTTACGCGCAGTCTGCATCCTCCTGGTGGCGCGATGGCGCTGACAGCAGTCCTGGCAAGTTCCGAAGTCAGCGTCCTCAATCCGCTGATGCCGGCCGCGTTGAATTCGACATGCATGGTTCTTGCTGCGGTCATCCTGCATAGGATGATGGGCCGCACCTATCCTCACAAGCCAACGCGAGTTGACGTCAGTCCGATTGGGACATCTGATCAACCGGCGACGAGACGTTTTGGTTTTAACGAAGCAGACCTTGACACCGCACTGAGCGGCCTTGACCTTACAGTGGACGTCTCGCGCGAAGACCTGAAACAACTGGTCTCTTCGATCGAGACAGCCGTCGCCGCCAGGGCCAGGCCGGATTTACGATGCAGGGATATCATGTCTCGAGACATCATTTCATTGGGCCCGCACGCTACGGCGCGAGAGGCGCTTAGCACGCTACTGGAGCGCGGCTTAAGAACCATCCCGGTAGTCGATGAACAGCGCATAATCTACGGCACTGTTGGCTTGCGCGAACTGGCGAACATTGCAGGTACTGTGTCTCTCCGTAAGATTTGGTCTGAGCCGGTCGTTGCTACGGAAGACGTTGCAGCGCTTGAACTTGCCAAGCCACTTCTATCGGGTAGAGCGCATGCGGTGGTAATTGTTGATAATCAGCGACGAATTGTGGGCATGATCAGCCAGACAGACCTGCTGGCCGCTCTAACGCGCATTCGAGCAGTCGATGAAACGGCCGTTCAGCTAGCAAGCTAG